A genomic segment from Pirellulales bacterium encodes:
- a CDS encoding BlaI/MecI/CopY family transcriptional regulator, translated as MARPRAKELTERELEVMQMFWKHGELNAVEAREKLAAAGLDRAYTTIATLIRILVDKECLRQLPGSERPFLFRPTRSQDEVSGRMLADVVERVFQGSREQLLVQLLKQKKLTAKERATLQELLKEQTS; from the coding sequence ATGGCTCGTCCCCGTGCCAAGGAATTAACCGAACGTGAATTGGAAGTCATGCAAATGTTTTGGAAGCACGGCGAGCTGAACGCCGTGGAAGCCCGCGAGAAGTTGGCGGCCGCTGGACTGGACCGGGCTTATACCACCATCGCCACGCTGATCCGAATTTTGGTGGATAAGGAATGCTTGAGGCAACTACCGGGCAGCGAGCGGCCGTTTCTTTTTCGTCCCACACGCTCGCAGGACGAAGTTTCCGGGCGAATGCTGGCCGATGTCGTGGAGCGCGTGTTCCAAGGCTCGAGGGAACAGTTGTTGGTGCAACTACTCAAACAGAAAAAATTAACGGCCAAAGAGCGGGCCACTTTGCAAGAACTCTTGAAGGAGCAAACGTCATGA
- a CDS encoding M56 family metallopeptidase — MNALTSAILWMAVQVLLFSLVGGAAFVLLRRRGPSAAVACAATVLALTLPLVFCLASPWPQWIGTSDSRISATQANAGLAPSTIQNQSSDAIISAADSANATHGSVLSTVSNWWLKAVEWLQPTSNFANGEKSAAPIWQIAMLWVLATGVSLSLARLAAGMWAVHRLRHRSQPIDNPALESTLRELSQRLNAPTVELRHTEWLRSAATIGWRRPMLLLPADWSGWTETERRVVLAHELAHVARRDYFTALLAQLVSAIHFYQPLVLWLSRQLRVQQELAADGQAAAVTENRQAYLATLAQMALRADEQPVPWAARAFLPGTSMLIKRVAWLKRKGQRTETSLGRTGRWILAACMAAIALGVAGLRGPRDSFTQVAMAAPADDAKQSETKKDAERAWDVSQPQPAVLRSFRFVPSEAKLVVGINPHELAKTASAAKPIVDMLDKEFEGKNGFKLTDIADVELIWMHSTQEPDRIVIQTEKPIDWKETLRRKNPGDMEIQHQGDHEYYVLKDSADFGPCVYPVDNRTIVAGSEKQIQTFIRGGEKLMDASAFPEFPASTLAIRAEISIMKPITELDALSAAMFLPLMEHVKVGRGFVGAEPPGTNGVGFHALLECDSADGAQQVAKTLEVARTIVLNMIQMKIQAWRQTEGQTADKEQAAQINGLFDLLTKALSDCKINAAGSVAQVSANVELGPALVAGFLMPAMAAAKEAAMRQQTMTNMKQLGLAMFEYADKHNHFPPAAIVGPDGKTKHSWRVEVLPLLNTVEANTVYKEYHFDEPWDSEHNKALLAKMPAVLRDPHEPEGSTDACYFMPTGKGMIGGSETGTRLEDITDGTAVTIALVEAKRDIPWTKPEDIEIDADSTKPLPKFGGHLADATGSNNIYAAVFADGHVQIMSNEADPKWVRAAFTISGGEPLDGGRLSAPQEQKRLTPDLKPVNPQSTPVPPGSGSKIDRPKLEFRLAEAEPGEGLTEAALPGGTEKVYLHLQAELSKDDIASIQLMPNENGTEGISITLTEAGGEKMEALTAANLLKRLAVLVDGKVLVAPRIQSKISDKMQLTGNFSKEELEQLSKTLGGDPRH, encoded by the coding sequence ATGAACGCTTTAACCTCGGCAATTTTGTGGATGGCAGTGCAAGTGCTGTTGTTTTCGCTGGTTGGCGGTGCGGCGTTTGTGCTGTTACGCCGCCGTGGGCCCAGCGCTGCGGTCGCTTGCGCGGCCACGGTGTTAGCGCTCACCTTGCCACTCGTCTTCTGTTTGGCCAGTCCGTGGCCACAGTGGATCGGCACATCGGACAGCCGAATTTCGGCAACGCAGGCAAATGCTGGGCTTGCTCCGTCCACGATTCAAAATCAATCCTCGGATGCGATCATTTCAGCGGCCGATAGCGCCAATGCAACGCACGGCTCGGTACTTTCGACGGTATCGAACTGGTGGCTGAAGGCGGTCGAATGGCTGCAACCTACGAGCAATTTCGCCAACGGAGAGAAATCCGCAGCGCCTATCTGGCAAATCGCGATGCTATGGGTATTGGCAACCGGCGTGAGCTTGAGTTTGGCTCGGCTGGCCGCCGGAATGTGGGCTGTTCATCGATTGCGCCACCGCTCGCAGCCGATTGACAATCCGGCACTGGAATCGACACTGCGAGAACTTTCGCAGCGGTTGAATGCGCCGACGGTGGAACTGCGTCACACCGAATGGTTGCGCTCCGCGGCCACGATTGGCTGGCGGCGTCCCATGTTGCTGTTGCCTGCCGATTGGTCTGGCTGGACCGAAACAGAGCGGCGGGTGGTCCTGGCTCACGAATTGGCACACGTCGCCCGGCGCGATTATTTCACCGCTTTGTTGGCGCAGTTGGTGTCGGCGATCCATTTTTATCAGCCGCTGGTGCTGTGGCTTAGCCGCCAATTGCGGGTGCAGCAAGAATTGGCCGCCGATGGGCAAGCCGCCGCCGTGACGGAAAATCGACAAGCTTATCTCGCCACGCTGGCACAAATGGCCCTGCGGGCCGATGAACAGCCGGTCCCCTGGGCTGCGCGTGCATTTCTGCCGGGCACCAGCATGCTCATCAAGCGCGTGGCGTGGCTCAAACGCAAGGGTCAAAGAACGGAAACATCGCTGGGCAGAACAGGCCGTTGGATTCTGGCAGCATGTATGGCGGCCATTGCGCTAGGCGTGGCAGGCCTTCGTGGACCGAGAGATTCATTCACTCAGGTGGCCATGGCTGCGCCGGCCGACGATGCCAAGCAATCCGAAACCAAAAAAGACGCCGAGCGAGCTTGGGATGTTTCGCAGCCGCAGCCAGCGGTGTTGCGGAGCTTCCGGTTTGTGCCGTCGGAAGCAAAACTGGTCGTCGGTATTAATCCGCATGAATTGGCGAAGACTGCATCGGCGGCAAAACCGATTGTGGACATGCTGGACAAGGAATTCGAAGGCAAAAACGGATTCAAGCTCACCGACATTGCCGACGTTGAGCTCATTTGGATGCACTCCACACAAGAGCCTGACAGGATTGTCATTCAAACCGAAAAGCCCATCGACTGGAAGGAAACGCTGCGGCGTAAGAATCCAGGCGATATGGAAATCCAACACCAGGGCGATCACGAGTATTACGTGCTGAAAGATAGCGCAGATTTTGGGCCATGCGTGTACCCGGTCGACAACCGAACAATTGTTGCCGGCAGCGAAAAGCAAATTCAAACGTTCATTCGCGGCGGCGAAAAATTGATGGACGCTAGCGCGTTTCCTGAGTTTCCAGCCAGTACGTTGGCGATTCGGGCGGAAATATCGATTATGAAGCCGATCACGGAATTGGACGCCCTGTCGGCGGCGATGTTTTTGCCGCTCATGGAGCATGTGAAGGTGGGACGGGGGTTTGTCGGCGCCGAACCGCCGGGGACCAACGGCGTCGGCTTCCACGCACTACTCGAATGTGATTCGGCCGACGGCGCCCAGCAGGTTGCCAAAACACTGGAAGTGGCGCGGACCATCGTTTTGAATATGATCCAGATGAAAATACAAGCCTGGCGGCAAACGGAAGGACAGACGGCCGACAAGGAACAAGCGGCCCAGATCAATGGGTTGTTCGACTTACTCACCAAAGCGCTGAGCGATTGCAAGATTAACGCAGCCGGCAGCGTGGCACAAGTTTCGGCAAATGTGGAGCTGGGGCCGGCACTGGTCGCCGGATTTTTAATGCCGGCGATGGCGGCCGCGAAAGAGGCGGCCATGCGACAGCAAACCATGACCAATATGAAACAGTTGGGGCTGGCGATGTTTGAGTATGCCGACAAGCACAATCACTTTCCCCCTGCGGCTATCGTTGGGCCAGACGGCAAAACAAAACATAGCTGGCGCGTGGAGGTACTTCCGCTGTTGAATACGGTCGAAGCGAACACCGTTTATAAGGAATATCACTTCGACGAACCGTGGGATAGCGAACACAACAAAGCATTGTTGGCGAAAATGCCGGCCGTATTGCGCGATCCGCATGAACCGGAAGGAAGCACCGACGCTTGCTATTTTATGCCGACCGGCAAGGGAATGATTGGCGGAAGTGAAACCGGAACACGCCTTGAAGACATCACAGACGGCACGGCAGTGACGATTGCGCTGGTCGAAGCCAAGCGCGATATTCCCTGGACCAAGCCGGAGGATATTGAAATCGACGCCGATTCCACCAAACCGCTGCCGAAATTTGGCGGACATTTGGCGGACGCTACAGGTTCCAACAATATTTACGCGGCGGTCTTTGCCGACGGGCATGTGCAAATTATGTCCAACGAAGCCGATCCGAAATGGGTTCGAGCGGCATTTACCATTAGCGGCGGTGAGCCATTAGATGGAGGAAGACTATCGGCCCCGCAAGAACAGAAGCGGCTAACGCCGGATTTGAAGCCGGTTAATCCGCAGTCCACGCCGGTTCCGCCTGGAAGTGGTTCGAAAATCGATCGGCCAAAGCTGGAATTTCGTTTGGCGGAAGCCGAACCAGGAGAAGGACTAACGGAAGCCGCGCTGCCCGGCGGAACGGAAAAAGTTTATTTGCATCTCCAGGCGGAATTGAGCAAAGACGACATAGCGTCGATCCAACTCATGCCAAACGAAAATGGAACAGAAGGGATTTCCATTACGTTGACCGAGGCGGGAGGGGAAAAAATGGAAGCCCTAACGGCCGCCAACCTCTTAA